In one window of Candidatus Protochlamydia phocaeensis DNA:
- the eno gene encoding phosphopyruvate hydratase: MSYVRSVKGREILDSRGNPTIEVELITDQNVMVKASVPSGASTGENEALELRDGDPHYYFGKGVLKAIANVNGPIAQILIGEHVCDQERLDRLMIEADGTENKGRLGANAILGASLALARAGALTAKMPLYRYIGGTHAYILPCPMMNIINGGAHADNLLDFQEFMIRPVGAHTFREAVRWGAEIFQTLKSILKKAGHVIAVGDEGGFAPRLESNEEALDLILMAIEKAGYRPGSQVTLALDCAASEFYDKGTHRYFDKKKKQANKEFAERSAEEQITYLEELCQNYPIDSIEDGLAEGDWAGWQLLTERMGKKIQIVGDDIFVTNPKFLRKGMEMGVGNAILIKVNQIGTLTETLETIRLAQTNSYATIISHRSGETEDSIIADICVATNSGQIKTGSLSRSDRVAKYNRLLAIESGLGQTALYRDSNRFHQIKQTIFSH; the protein is encoded by the coding sequence ATGTCTTACGTCAGATCAGTCAAGGGAAGAGAAATTTTAGATTCTAGGGGAAATCCAACCATTGAGGTTGAGCTCATCACCGACCAAAATGTCATGGTCAAAGCCTCCGTCCCATCAGGGGCTTCGACCGGAGAGAATGAGGCGCTGGAATTACGGGATGGAGATCCTCATTATTATTTTGGCAAAGGGGTATTGAAAGCTATTGCCAATGTCAACGGTCCCATTGCTCAAATTCTTATAGGCGAGCATGTTTGCGACCAGGAAAGGCTCGACCGCTTGATGATCGAAGCGGATGGAACGGAAAATAAAGGCCGCTTGGGGGCCAACGCCATTTTAGGCGCATCCCTCGCGTTAGCCCGTGCAGGAGCGTTAACTGCCAAGATGCCCCTTTATCGCTATATTGGCGGAACGCATGCCTACATTCTTCCTTGCCCAATGATGAATATCATCAATGGAGGCGCGCATGCAGATAATTTATTGGATTTCCAAGAGTTTATGATCCGCCCCGTTGGCGCTCATACCTTCCGCGAAGCTGTCCGTTGGGGAGCTGAAATTTTTCAAACACTCAAGTCTATTTTGAAAAAAGCCGGACACGTCATTGCAGTAGGCGATGAAGGCGGATTTGCTCCTCGTCTCGAATCAAATGAAGAAGCCTTGGATCTTATTTTGATGGCGATCGAAAAAGCGGGCTACCGTCCAGGTTCGCAGGTTACGCTAGCGCTTGATTGCGCCGCGTCGGAATTTTATGACAAGGGAACTCATCGCTATTTCGATAAGAAGAAAAAGCAAGCCAATAAAGAGTTTGCAGAGCGTTCGGCAGAAGAGCAAATTACTTATTTGGAAGAACTTTGTCAAAATTACCCCATCGATTCTATCGAAGATGGATTGGCAGAGGGCGATTGGGCCGGCTGGCAGCTCTTGACAGAACGAATGGGTAAAAAAATTCAAATTGTTGGCGACGATATTTTTGTGACCAATCCCAAGTTTTTGCGCAAAGGCATGGAAATGGGAGTAGGAAATGCCATTTTAATCAAAGTCAATCAAATTGGCACGTTGACGGAAACATTAGAGACAATTCGCTTGGCACAGACCAATAGCTATGCCACGATTATTTCCCACCGATCCGGTGAAACTGAAGACAGCATAATTGCCGATATTTGCGTGGCAACTAATTCAGGTCAAATTAAGACCGGGTCCCTGTCGCGGTCCGATCGGGTTGCCAAATACAACCGCTTGCTGGCCATTGAATCTGGCCTTGGACAGACAGCTTTATATCGCGACAGCAACCGCTTTCATCAGATCAAACAAACCATTTTTAGCCATTGA
- a CDS encoding transposase has protein sequence MEKWQFVRDPHFIGSPQQYSDDAILCMMTLKVVYGLPYR, from the coding sequence ATCGAAAAATGGCAATTTGTAAGAGATCCACATTTCATTGGCTCTCCTCAGCAATATTCCGATGATGCTATTCTCTGCATGATGACACTAAAAGTTGTTTATGGTCTTCCTTATCGGTAG
- the rsgA gene encoding ribosome small subunit-dependent GTPase A, whose translation MIQDDQKNHSDDWRESEEEFFKKRHRKEGKMQRKLASANDRSKFKKTDQEKYLKGLERGHQAKLSKQEWLEGRVLSIIPQGIVVDWNGEKISCVLKGLLKRDKTQAKNLVAVGDFVLFEKTSEGEGIIASVKPRRTILSRADNLSRRKEQLIAVNIDLVIITTSVVNPPLKPSLLDRYIIAAHKGGMDPLIVINKIDLLEEPTEDETDFLEGERALYHELLNAYAVVGVPVISVSSIKNSGLDALRQAMKDKASVFSGQSGVGKSSLINAITGLDLRVGETVDKTKKGAHTTTTTQLIPLEFGGWCIDTPGIKSFGVWDLAKDEVEGYFTEIHECGLDCKFPDCTHTHEDNCAVQKALEEGRISPVRYDSYQALMESVKEEHVRR comes from the coding sequence ATGATTCAAGACGATCAAAAAAATCATTCGGATGACTGGAGGGAGTCGGAGGAAGAGTTTTTTAAGAAACGACACCGCAAAGAAGGAAAAATGCAGCGGAAGTTGGCCTCAGCCAATGACCGTTCCAAATTTAAAAAAACCGATCAGGAAAAATATTTGAAAGGGCTGGAGAGGGGGCATCAGGCTAAATTAAGCAAGCAAGAATGGTTAGAGGGGCGTGTTTTATCAATCATTCCTCAGGGAATTGTTGTGGATTGGAACGGAGAAAAAATTAGCTGTGTTCTCAAAGGGCTGCTCAAAAGAGATAAGACGCAGGCTAAAAATCTTGTCGCCGTCGGCGATTTTGTCTTGTTTGAAAAAACAAGCGAAGGAGAGGGCATTATTGCCAGCGTAAAGCCAAGACGCACCATCCTTTCGCGTGCCGATAACCTGTCGAGGCGCAAGGAACAACTTATTGCTGTCAATATTGACTTGGTCATTATCACCACCTCTGTTGTCAATCCGCCTTTGAAGCCTTCTTTGCTAGATCGCTATATCATTGCTGCCCATAAAGGCGGCATGGATCCCTTAATCGTCATCAATAAAATTGATCTGCTAGAAGAACCAACGGAAGACGAAACAGACTTTTTAGAGGGGGAAAGGGCATTATATCACGAATTGCTCAATGCCTATGCCGTTGTCGGCGTTCCCGTTATATCCGTCAGCTCGATAAAAAACAGTGGATTGGATGCTTTGCGGCAAGCCATGAAAGATAAAGCCTCTGTTTTTTCCGGACAATCGGGAGTGGGAAAATCCTCTTTAATTAACGCCATTACGGGATTGGATCTCCGCGTGGGAGAGACGGTTGATAAAACCAAGAAAGGAGCGCATACGACGACGACGACCCAGCTTATTCCCTTAGAATTTGGCGGATGGTGTATTGACACGCCGGGCATCAAGAGTTTTGGGGTATGGGACTTGGCAAAGGACGAAGTTGAAGGTTACTTTACCGAGATTCACGAATGCGGCTTAGATTGCAAATTTCCCGATTGTACCCATACTCATGAAGATAACTGTGCAGTGCAAAAAGCGTTGGAGGAAGGGCGCATTTCACCTGTGCGGTATGATTCCTATCAGGCTTTAATGGAAAGCGTTAAAGAAGAGCATGTCAGGCGGTAA
- a CDS encoding TrmH family RNA methyltransferase, with the protein MKQHIITSLQHPLVKHLVKLRTDSHYRHEQQALILEGIKPIQEVTARLKKIIYTQAQAHLIECQAPEEWIVTDAIMQKISGMTSPEGVLAEVQMPSFASLKKANLIMALDGINDPGNLGTLLRTALALGWEGAYLLPGCCDPFNEKAMRAARGAQFKLPLAKGSAKELEALVKDRDLPCFVADLRGKRPEEVASSNEKVLILGNEAHGASEEVKRFCQPVTIPMPGEMESLNVAIAGAILLYLLKG; encoded by the coding sequence ATGAAACAGCATATTATTACAAGTCTGCAGCATCCGCTTGTCAAACATTTGGTCAAGCTCAGAACAGATAGCCATTACCGTCATGAGCAGCAGGCTCTCATTTTAGAAGGGATAAAACCTATTCAAGAGGTGACCGCACGGTTAAAGAAAATCATCTATACGCAGGCACAAGCGCATTTGATTGAATGCCAAGCGCCGGAAGAGTGGATTGTGACGGATGCCATCATGCAAAAAATTTCCGGAATGACTTCTCCGGAAGGTGTATTGGCAGAAGTCCAAATGCCCTCGTTTGCTTCCTTAAAGAAGGCCAATCTCATCATGGCCTTGGACGGCATCAATGATCCGGGCAATCTGGGTACTCTTTTGCGCACAGCCTTAGCTCTGGGATGGGAAGGGGCCTATCTTTTGCCAGGCTGCTGCGATCCCTTTAACGAAAAGGCCATGCGTGCGGCTCGCGGAGCGCAGTTTAAACTGCCTTTGGCAAAGGGGTCGGCCAAGGAATTGGAGGCGCTGGTCAAGGACAGGGATTTGCCCTGCTTCGTTGCGGATTTGAGGGGCAAGCGACCGGAAGAGGTTGCCTCTTCAAATGAAAAAGTCTTAATATTAGGAAATGAAGCGCATGGGGCATCAGAGGAAGTCAAGCGTTTTTGCCAGCCTGTGACCATTCCCATGCCCGGAGAAATGGAGTCTTTGAACGTCGCTATTGCTGGCGCGATTCTTCTCTATTTATTGAAAGGTTAA
- a CDS encoding RHS repeat domain-containing protein has product MAQWKGYSAFGSQATQGEASLACPWGFGNRREVAGLVLFAHRFYNPRLMRWQTADPIGFEDRLNLYHYVHNNPFRYQDPDGQYAFLIPLTWQFGVAVTFIAPTLYYVGGGALAFGLGWLVYELNREDDNKYNQNELEEEKESDKNKEKFKFPKNPDDLMPELPRDDKGHIYTADNLRIRPEKHEMEEKDTYNPRHHEQHYHVETRRNPSKSWEHENKEIIKPPGYQPKMGTGFLPGEYFPGVI; this is encoded by the coding sequence TTGGCGCAATGGAAAGGCTATTCAGCCTTTGGTTCGCAGGCTACGCAAGGAGAAGCGAGCCTGGCCTGTCCTTGGGGCTTTGGCAATCGACGGGAAGTCGCGGGACTCGTGCTATTTGCTCATCGCTTTTACAATCCACGCCTCATGCGCTGGCAGACAGCCGATCCCATCGGCTTCGAAGATAGGCTAAACCTCTATCACTACGTCCATAACAATCCATTCCGCTATCAAGATCCGGATGGACAATATGCATTTCTCATTCCTCTTACTTGGCAATTTGGGGTGGCGGTAACATTTATCGCTCCTACGCTATATTATGTAGGTGGCGGTGCTCTGGCTTTTGGCCTTGGATGGCTTGTTTATGAGCTAAATAGAGAAGATGATAATAAATATAATCAGAATGAGTTAGAGGAAGAAAAAGAAAGTGATAAAAATAAAGAAAAGTTTAAATTTCCTAAAAACCCTGATGATTTAATGCCTGAATTGCCTAGAGATGATAAAGGACATATTTATACAGCTGATAACCTGAGGATCCGCCCAGAAAAACATGAAATGGAAGAAAAAGATACTTATAATCCCAGGCATCATGAACAACATTATCATGTTGAAACGCGAAGGAATCCTAGTAAAAGTTGGGAACATGAGAATAAAGAGATAATAAAACCACCAGGTTATCAACCAAAAATGGGAACAGGATTTTTACCAGGTGAATATTTTCCGGGAGTGATTTAA
- a CDS encoding CCA tRNA nucleotidyltransferase: MDTFRLAKTIVSKLAKAGYTAYFAGGWVRDYVMGHPSEDIDIATNATPVEIMDLFPNTILVGLAFGVVIVLMEGHQFEVATFRKDLQYVDGRHPEGIEMSTPKEDALRRDFTINGMFYDPLADVIHDFVHGQDDIKRGVIRTIGNPYERFFEDRLRMLRAFRFASRFSFIIEAETQEAIREMADKLFPAVAMERVWQEFNKMANYPRFDQALVEMHRLSLLDVIFPELENMHIKELKHLVQSYAHFPPQAPTIVYLMALFPAAPLSQKIEIAKRIKATNRDIKLIEFLDNLTELIKTERKQGELEPYAWIHALAHPDYRLSLDIIAAVYPEKERMLLLQRHQERFDRLQPHIKRIRENKPLVSAALLKGKGISPGKHMGALLKEAEKIAVNENYQNGEPIIDRLACLPIWKNAL, from the coding sequence ATGGATACTTTTCGACTTGCCAAAACAATTGTCTCTAAGCTTGCCAAGGCAGGCTATACGGCTTATTTTGCCGGAGGATGGGTGCGCGATTATGTCATGGGCCATCCTTCCGAGGATATTGATATTGCGACGAATGCGACTCCGGTTGAAATCATGGACCTTTTTCCCAATACAATCTTGGTGGGGCTGGCATTCGGCGTTGTGATCGTCCTTATGGAAGGCCATCAATTTGAAGTCGCCACATTTCGCAAAGATTTGCAGTATGTCGATGGTCGGCATCCGGAGGGCATTGAAATGTCCACGCCCAAAGAGGATGCCTTGAGGCGGGATTTTACCATTAATGGGATGTTTTATGATCCGTTAGCAGACGTCATCCATGACTTTGTGCATGGACAAGATGATATCAAGCGCGGCGTGATTCGCACGATCGGCAATCCTTACGAGCGGTTCTTTGAAGACAGGCTGCGGATGCTAAGGGCTTTCCGTTTTGCTTCGCGCTTCAGTTTTATCATCGAGGCAGAAACCCAAGAGGCGATCCGTGAAATGGCAGACAAGCTTTTTCCGGCAGTGGCCATGGAAAGGGTATGGCAAGAATTCAATAAAATGGCCAATTATCCGCGCTTTGATCAGGCCCTTGTTGAAATGCATCGCTTATCCCTGCTCGATGTCATTTTTCCAGAACTGGAAAACATGCATATCAAAGAGCTGAAGCATTTGGTGCAAAGCTACGCCCATTTCCCTCCTCAGGCGCCGACAATCGTTTACTTGATGGCGCTTTTTCCCGCGGCGCCTTTATCGCAGAAAATAGAAATTGCCAAGCGGATTAAAGCGACTAATCGAGACATCAAATTGATAGAGTTTTTGGATAACCTAACAGAATTGATAAAAACTGAGCGCAAGCAAGGCGAACTGGAGCCGTATGCCTGGATACATGCATTGGCCCATCCGGACTATCGGTTAAGCTTGGACATTATTGCGGCTGTTTATCCTGAAAAAGAACGCATGCTTCTATTGCAGCGCCATCAAGAGCGTTTTGATCGGCTGCAGCCTCATATTAAGCGCATTCGGGAAAATAAGCCTTTGGTCTCGGCTGCCCTTTTAAAAGGAAAGGGAATTTCACCCGGAAAGCATATGGGAGCACTGCTTAAAGAAGCGGAAAAAATTGCAGTGAATGAGAATTATCAGAATGGAGAACCGATTATAGATCGATTAGCCTGTTTACCGATTTGGAAGAATGCCCTATGA
- a CDS encoding RHS repeat-associated core domain-containing protein has product MRRAGFVLFFFLLSSLYGFAGEMASFPIDWDLSEREEGEAASCWMGRMEWSKEKEVGEKDFSLSAECEPLTTVAGCVNVASGQFFQTETDLIGSTIDPIKLTRYYDSGQESESLFGMGFGSQFPLLATEAEEGARHSHALICEREGFMIPYRGINHASLLQIDPRLLQKGYTNVSRVAMSGHANFVNWEAVYKPSEQGLYWTVRLGNGAKRTYGWSIKLSSQKQKEMGFPTKFGYLLSEEKKPNGNTLRFDYCFPDGKPALSKVRTLNRSGQLINELTFTHSPTGCLVASSCGKAVYYAKRKGEVYSPSLKEYVYKNILQKVESSQKGVTAYQAECDYHNIPKVTHVAKAGQLIRAIYSNDKVKSLQEPLGEKGELISSYTFAYGENFTIVENALKQSTIYYFDPQNRIDRISEIDQGQIVKQQKFSWSTLPGQEGWLKAKAVLLGDQLFHLTTMRYDSRGNITRQTRYGNLTGEKPESFLLEQKRQMDSYAIDYEYDQNGYNLLKKKATPEGLSIAYAYEEGTNLLTEEVQAYGGLIQERVFQYYDPNGQPFIRIEDDGSGLHHTEDFNVTYRRVTYFQPETNSALASFGKPKEKIETALNRSGGEMLLLKTTRFDYDAYGNEISQKIYNAKNEFCYEINKAYDDRQRLIAESNPLGEVTCYAYDDNNNKIKEDFVGGKQIRYFYDQANRLIRKEEHHRQNIFTTTYAYNSLNQLIAETDPYGHQTTYAYDRLGNQIACVKPLMQVSGENPANPSIARTYNALGQMISQTDERGFTTCYAYNSYGSPTRILYPDQSEERFIYYPSGWLKQKWHADGTSVQYAYDPKGRLIKEVTWDENNQLIKQETYTYKGNLLKSKQDAMGVVTYYEHDGAGRKILEVIGSHEKTIAYAYDDLGRIVKLSRCSNGQELQSECYQYDWLDRLVSKVLQDSQGQVYAKETYAYDRHGNQISKTVWHADHQTAVYRAHYQTDGSLAWQEDPLGNRTEKAHHHDLVNALNQRVRGRTIKDPLKRLTGEVDDAYQRLAQRSLFEGNQVVSSTSFAYDTAGNLVKQSERVMHQGNPIREYTILSAYDSCNRLASQTEWPANHTTRYAYDGRGRLIRKDKPDGVSIHYAYDALGRLAAMASTDGTIGYQYSYDLHDNPIEIKDVVHHTVQKRAYDQWNRLIKEELSAGAILHYTYDALDRLIQLTLPDGSFILYSYDAFHLWQVQRINAFGKLCYTCNCLDYDQCGRLLKERSPAGEVDYTYDLLGRAIKTESPYWTSTLDAFDPAGNLLSMMQKTPSGEQKSAFSYDRFDHLAVEAGNDTNCYQYDSLGNCLAKNGQARGINALNQVTQDEQSAYSYDVNGNLIAQSHPPALYRYDALNRLISCEQNGALILFGYDAFNRCILLADQEGSKQLLYQGDQEIGSLLGGKIQELRIVHPNADQDKVFAIELKQGTFFPVQDFRHHLCALRKQDGSLAQWKGYSAFGSQTMQGEASLACPWGFGNRREVAGLVLFAHRFYNPRLMRWQTADPIGFEDGLNLYQYVHNNPFRYQDPDGQFAFLIPLAWEFGVAATFIAPSLAYVAGATLAFGAGWAVYELNKWYDNKYNQNELEEEKESNKNKEKFKFPKNPDDLLPELPRDDEGCIQTADNLRIRPEQHEMKEGDTYNPRHHEQHYHVETRRDPSKANWKNKNTEIIKPPSYYEGMGTGFLPGEYFPGMI; this is encoded by the coding sequence ATGCGTCGCGCAGGTTTTGTTCTCTTCTTTTTTTTATTAAGTTCTCTATATGGATTTGCAGGAGAAATGGCTTCTTTTCCCATTGATTGGGATTTGAGCGAGAGGGAAGAGGGGGAAGCCGCCTCTTGTTGGATGGGGCGCATGGAGTGGAGCAAGGAAAAGGAAGTAGGGGAAAAAGACTTTTCCCTTTCGGCGGAGTGCGAGCCCCTCACGACAGTTGCCGGCTGTGTCAATGTGGCGTCCGGCCAATTTTTTCAGACCGAAACCGATTTAATCGGCTCAACGATCGATCCCATTAAGCTAACCCGTTATTATGACAGCGGCCAAGAGAGCGAATCGCTTTTCGGCATGGGATTTGGCTCTCAATTTCCCCTATTGGCAACTGAGGCGGAAGAGGGGGCTAGGCATTCGCATGCCTTAATTTGCGAGCGTGAGGGATTTATGATTCCTTATCGGGGAATCAATCATGCCTCCCTTTTACAGATAGACCCACGCCTGCTTCAAAAAGGCTATACTAACGTCAGCCGGGTAGCCATGAGCGGACATGCCAATTTTGTCAATTGGGAAGCCGTCTACAAGCCCAGCGAGCAAGGGCTTTATTGGACGGTTCGGCTTGGAAACGGAGCTAAGCGTACATATGGATGGTCGATCAAATTATCCAGTCAAAAGCAAAAGGAAATGGGGTTCCCCACAAAATTTGGCTATTTGCTCTCTGAAGAAAAAAAGCCCAACGGAAATACGCTGCGCTTTGACTACTGCTTTCCCGATGGGAAGCCCGCTCTTTCCAAAGTCCGTACCTTAAACCGCTCAGGCCAGCTTATTAACGAATTGACGTTCACGCATTCCCCAACCGGCTGCCTGGTGGCTAGTTCCTGCGGAAAGGCTGTTTACTATGCAAAGAGGAAAGGCGAAGTCTATAGCCCTTCATTAAAAGAATATGTCTATAAAAATATTCTTCAAAAAGTGGAGTCCAGCCAAAAAGGAGTCACCGCTTATCAGGCGGAGTGCGATTATCATAATATTCCCAAAGTCACCCATGTCGCTAAGGCTGGGCAGCTGATCCGGGCCATCTATTCCAATGACAAAGTAAAAAGCTTGCAAGAGCCGCTTGGAGAAAAAGGAGAGCTGATTTCTTCTTATACCTTTGCGTATGGAGAGAACTTTACGATTGTCGAAAATGCCTTAAAGCAGTCCACCATCTATTATTTTGACCCGCAGAATCGGATTGACCGCATCAGCGAAATAGACCAAGGACAAATCGTCAAGCAGCAGAAGTTCAGCTGGAGCACGCTCCCCGGACAAGAAGGATGGTTGAAAGCCAAAGCTGTTTTGTTGGGCGATCAGCTATTCCATCTCACGACGATGCGCTATGATAGCCGAGGCAATATCACCCGCCAAACGCGGTATGGCAATCTAACGGGAGAGAAGCCAGAAAGCTTCCTGCTCGAACAAAAGCGCCAAATGGATAGTTATGCCATTGATTATGAATATGATCAAAATGGCTATAATCTGCTTAAAAAGAAGGCCACGCCGGAAGGCCTATCCATCGCTTATGCCTATGAAGAGGGAACCAATCTTCTGACGGAAGAAGTGCAAGCCTATGGCGGGCTCATTCAAGAAAGGGTGTTTCAATACTATGACCCTAATGGCCAGCCCTTTATTCGCATTGAAGATGATGGCAGCGGCTTGCACCACACGGAAGATTTCAATGTCACGTATCGGCGGGTCACTTATTTTCAACCGGAAACAAATTCCGCACTTGCCTCGTTTGGAAAGCCAAAAGAAAAAATAGAGACGGCTCTCAATCGCAGTGGCGGCGAGATGCTTCTTTTAAAAACGACGCGTTTTGACTACGATGCATACGGCAATGAAATCTCGCAGAAAATTTACAACGCAAAAAACGAATTCTGCTACGAAATCAATAAAGCTTACGATGACCGCCAGCGCTTGATTGCCGAAAGCAATCCTTTGGGAGAAGTCACCTGCTATGCCTATGATGACAATAACAACAAAATCAAAGAGGATTTTGTCGGAGGCAAGCAGATCCGCTATTTTTATGATCAGGCCAACCGGCTCATACGCAAGGAAGAGCATCACCGGCAAAACATTTTTACGACAACTTATGCCTATAATTCCCTGAATCAGCTGATTGCTGAAACCGACCCCTATGGGCATCAAACCACCTATGCCTACGATCGTTTAGGAAATCAGATTGCGTGCGTCAAACCGCTCATGCAAGTGAGCGGAGAAAACCCTGCGAACCCTTCCATTGCCAGGACATATAATGCGCTTGGCCAAATGATCTCGCAAACGGATGAAAGGGGATTTACCACCTGCTATGCCTATAACAGCTACGGCAGCCCGACGAGGATTCTTTATCCCGATCAATCAGAGGAGCGCTTTATTTACTATCCTTCCGGATGGCTCAAGCAGAAATGGCACGCCGACGGGACATCTGTCCAATATGCTTACGATCCTAAAGGACGGCTGATCAAAGAAGTCACATGGGATGAAAATAACCAGCTTATTAAGCAAGAAACCTATACTTATAAAGGGAACTTGCTGAAATCCAAACAAGATGCCATGGGAGTCGTCACGTATTACGAGCACGATGGAGCTGGAAGAAAAATTTTGGAAGTCATTGGCAGCCACGAAAAAACGATCGCTTATGCCTATGACGATCTTGGCCGGATCGTTAAATTGAGCCGCTGCTCGAACGGGCAAGAGCTGCAAAGCGAATGCTATCAATATGATTGGCTTGACCGCCTTGTTTCGAAAGTCTTACAGGACAGCCAAGGCCAAGTCTATGCCAAGGAAACATATGCGTACGATCGGCATGGCAACCAGATCAGCAAGACAGTTTGGCATGCGGACCATCAAACGGCCGTTTATCGCGCCCATTATCAAACGGATGGCAGCCTTGCTTGGCAGGAAGATCCTTTGGGCAATCGGACAGAAAAGGCGCATCACCATGACCTTGTCAATGCCTTGAATCAAAGGGTCAGGGGCAGAACCATAAAAGATCCCTTAAAAAGGCTGACCGGCGAGGTCGACGATGCTTATCAACGCCTCGCTCAGCGCTCTCTTTTTGAAGGCAATCAAGTCGTCTCGTCCACCTCTTTTGCCTATGATACGGCCGGCAACCTCGTCAAACAAAGCGAACGTGTCATGCATCAGGGAAATCCCATCCGGGAATATACCATTCTATCGGCATATGACAGCTGCAACCGGCTGGCCTCTCAAACGGAATGGCCCGCGAACCACACCACTCGCTATGCCTATGACGGAAGAGGGCGTTTAATCCGCAAGGACAAGCCCGATGGCGTGTCGATCCATTATGCTTATGACGCGTTGGGAAGGCTGGCAGCCATGGCATCAACCGATGGCACGATTGGCTATCAGTACAGCTATGATTTGCATGACAATCCCATTGAAATTAAAGATGTTGTGCATCACACGGTTCAAAAGCGCGCATATGACCAATGGAATCGGTTAATCAAAGAAGAATTAAGCGCCGGCGCCATCTTGCATTACACGTACGATGCGCTCGACCGCCTGATTCAATTGACGCTGCCCGATGGCTCTTTCATTCTCTATAGCTATGATGCGTTCCATTTGTGGCAGGTTCAGCGCATCAATGCCTTCGGCAAGCTTTGCTATACTTGCAATTGCTTGGATTATGATCAGTGCGGCCGCTTATTGAAAGAACGCTCTCCGGCAGGAGAGGTTGATTATACGTACGACTTGCTAGGACGTGCAATCAAGACAGAATCGCCTTATTGGACATCTACTCTTGATGCCTTTGATCCGGCAGGCAATTTGCTGTCCATGATGCAGAAAACCCCAAGCGGCGAACAAAAAAGCGCTTTCAGCTATGATCGCTTCGATCATTTGGCTGTAGAGGCCGGAAACGACACGAATTGCTATCAATATGATTCGCTTGGCAATTGCCTAGCCAAAAACGGCCAGGCGAGGGGAATCAATGCCCTGAATCAAGTCACGCAAGACGAGCAATCGGCTTATAGCTATGATGTCAATGGAAACCTGATTGCCCAAAGCCATCCGCCGGCGCTTTATCGCTATGACGCCTTGAACCGCCTGATCAGCTGCGAGCAAAATGGCGCCTTGATTCTGTTTGGCTATGATGCCTTTAATCGCTGCATTCTCTTAGCTGACCAGGAAGGATCCAAGCAGCTGCTCTACCAAGGCGACCAAGAAATCGGCAGCCTGCTCGGCGGTAAGATTCAAGAATTGCGCATCGTGCATCCCAATGCCGATCAGGATAAGGTTTTTGCCATCGAGCTCAAGCAAGGAACGTTCTTTCCCGTTCAAGATTTTCGCCATCATCTTTGCGCCCTGCGCAAGCAAGACGGCAGCCTAGCGCAATGGAAAGGCTATTCAGCCTTTGGCTCGCAAACCATGCAAGGAGAGGCGAGCCTGGCCTGTCCTTGGGGCTTTGGCAATCGACGGGAAGTCGCAGGACTCGTGCTATTTGCTCATCGCTTTTACAATCCACGCCTCATGCGCTGGCAGACAGCCGATCCCATCGGCTTCGAAGATGGCCTGAACCTCTATCAATACGTCCATAACAATCCATTCCGCTATCAAGATCCAGATGGACAGTTTGCATTTCTCATTCCTCTTGCTTGGGAATTTGGAGTAGCGGCAACATTTATCGCTCCTTCGCTAGCCTATGTCGCTGGTGCAACCTTAGCCTTTGGCGCTGGCTGGGCTGTCTATGAACTTAATAAGTGGTATGATAATAAATATAATCAGAATGAGTTGGAGGAAGAAAAAGAAAGTAATAAAAATAAAGAAAAGTTTAAATTTCCTAAAAATCCTGATGATTTACTCCCTGAATTGCCTAGAGATGATGAAGGATGTATTCAGACAGCCGATAATCTGAGGATTCGTCCAGAGCAGCATGAAATGAAAGAAGGCGATACTTATAATCCTAGGCATCACGAACAACATTATCATGTTGAAACGCGAAGGGATCCCTCAAAAGCTAACTGGAAAAATAAAAATACAGAAATTATAAAACCTCCGAGTTATTATGAGGGCATGGGGACAGGATTTTTACCAGGTGAGTATTTTCCAGGAATGATTTAA